The Hoplias malabaricus isolate fHopMal1 chromosome 9, fHopMal1.hap1, whole genome shotgun sequence genome contains a region encoding:
- the cd248a gene encoding CD248 molecule, endosialin a gives MGSPGFSGTALTLTLLTVLLYLWNVCPQELRHQDALCTEKSCLVLYWQRKVFLDAWRSCKSQGGNLVTIRSPEDASTVERLLSGMDLREDQRVRVWIGLQRLPRKCSATRPLRGFTWVSGEEETQYSDWEQEDSPNTCLSPRCVGISYSTAAQAWPNNLKWKDGPCSVTADGYLCRYAFSGMCDVIKSEGGGNALYTTPFHLVTAFLTHIPVGSEATVPCLASDDQSIQCMERDDGTVGWTADPPFCSDGPETSLCGQSNGGCLHRCIDNGDHYYCDCNEGFHIAEDGMTCVQIDPCHDSPCEVECLVVMDSYRCACPEGFMLAPDEQMCVDVDECLQSPCEQACLNSRGSFECLCREGYQSDLEGNCKDIDECENSPCEQRCENVPGSHICSCDHGYETLLEDPSRCQDVDECQIQGRCEQMCINSVGGFECYCKEGYELHSNRYSCISTGEHQETPDTWTTPFPDRTEMETLDWLTELPNVETVPTDLMWLTNSPLQDAETTLQTESPPWNINVDYEDLEPEIISTTSSLPPTTSTLIPDYYEDESTTAYSAPPTTTKGGGAWKWLVSSSTPRQYGDWSDGETGYEYEPEWLTATTQEPEKAPKGEVEQTQGSSLLLVGLLVPLCILIVVMVVLGIIYCIRCNPKPQNKNATDCYHWIAGAGDKAAADMSGGGITKV, from the coding sequence ATGGGCTCTCCTGGGTTCTCTGGTACAGCTCTTACTCTTACTTTACTCACTGTACTGCTCTATCTGTGGAATGTGTGCCCTCAGGAGTTGAGGCACCAAGATGCATTGTGCACTGAGAAGAGCTGTTTAGTGCTCTACTGGCAGCGCAAGGTCTTCCTGGATGCCTGGCGCAGCTGCAAGAGCCAAGGGGGCAACCTGGTCACCATCAGGAGTCCAGAGGATGCGAGCACGGTGGAGAGACTTCTCTCCGGTATGGACCTGAGGGAAGACCAGCGCGTACGTGTGTGGATTGGGTTACAGAGGCTGCCCCGCAAGTGTTCGGCCACCCGACCCTTGAGGGGCTTCACATGGGTCTCGGGAGAGGAGGAAACCCAGTACAGCGACTGGGAGCAAGAGGACTCCCCAAACACATGTTTGAGTCCCCGCTGCGTGGGGATAAGCTATAGCACCGCTGCCCAGGCATGGCCCAACAACTTGAAGTGGAAGGACGGACCTTGCTCAGTGACTGCAGATGGCTATTTGTGCAGGTATGCCTTCTCTGGTATGTGTGACGTTATAAAGAGTGAAGGAGGTGGGAATGCACTGTATACGACCCCGTTTCACCTGGTCACTGCCTTCTTGACCCATATCCCAGTGGGGTCAGAAGCAACTGTGCCGTGTCTCGCTAGTGATGACCAGTCAATACAGTGTATGGAAAGAGATGATGGGACTGTGGGCTGGACTGCAGACCCCCCTTTCTGTTCTGATGGCCCCGAGACAAGCTTGTGTGGCCAGTCCAACGGTGGATGCCTCCACAGATGCATAGATAATGGGGACCACTACTATTGTGACTGCAATGAAGGCTTTCACATAGCCGAAGACGGAATGACTTGCGTCCAAATTGATCCCTGCCATGACTCGCCCTGTGAAGTTGAGTGCCTGGTCGTGATGGACTCTTATCGCTGCGCCTGCCCCGAAGGTTTCATGTTGGCACCAGATGAACAGATGTGTGTGGATGTGGACGAATGCCTGCAGAGCCCCTGTGAACAAGCGTGCCTAAATTCACGAGGCAGTTTTGAGTGCCTTTGCCGTGAAGGCTATCAATCAGACTTAGAGGGCAATTGTAAGGATATCGATGAGTGCGAAAACTCCCCGTGTGAACAGCGTTGTGAGAATGTCCCAGGTTCTCATATCTGCAGCTGTGACCATGGCTATGAAACTTTGCTTGAGGATCCCAGTCGCTGCCAGGACGTTGATGAATGTCAGATTCAAGGAAGATGTGAACAGATGTGCATCAATTCTGTTGGCGGCTTTGAATGCTACTGTAAAGAAGGTTATGAGCTCCATTCAAACCGCTATTCATGTATATCTACTGGTGAACACCAGGAGACTCCTGACACATGGACCACACCTTTTCCTGACAGGACTGAGATGGAAACACTGGATTGGCTCACAGAACTTCCTAACGTGGAAACAGTTCCCACAGACTTGATGTGGCTCACCAATTCCCCCCTACAAGATGCTGAAACCACCCTTCAAACCGAAAGCCCCCCTTGGAACATTAACGTGGATTATGAAGACTTGGAACCAGAGATTATTTCAACAACATCCTCTTTACCTCCCACTACCTCAACCCTAATACCCGACTACTATGAGGATGAGAGTACCACAGCTTACTCAGCGCCCCCTACCACTACCAAAGGAGGTGGAGCTTGGAAATGGCTGGTGTCCAGTTCTACTCCAAGGCAGTATGGTGACTGGTCTGATGGTGAAACTGGCTATGAATATGAACCTGAATGGTTAACTGCCACTACTCAGGAACCAGAAAAAGCCCCTAAGGGAGAAGTTGAGCAGACTCAGGGTAGCAGCTTGCTGCTTGTCGGATTGTTGGTTCCTCTCTGTATACTCATTGTGGTGATGGTAGTGCTGGGCATTATCTACTGTATTCGATGTAACCCTAAGCCCCAAAACAAGAATGCCACTGACTGTTACCACTGGATTGCCGGGGCTGGTGACAAAGCAGCTGCAGATATGTCAGGTGGTGGCATAACTAAGGTGTAA